A genome region from Salinigranum halophilum includes the following:
- a CDS encoding Cdc6/Cdc18 family protein: MADESSRLSDFGDRFEDPSEDPLFNLDEDDPDRVDIFARKELLKVGHVPESARIVGRDNEIEAVAAELRPIVRGDPPNNVIIYGKTGTGKSLVARHVTERARRAAESNGKLVGTVYVDCAQHNTQTRVARMITRSLNDTARTDFEIPRAGIGSGEYYDYLWEILDQAYESVIIILDEVDRLDDDDILMQLSRARESGKADCHLGVIAVSNKIEYRNRLNERVKSSLREEEFVFQPYDANQLRGIMEHRRDAFQEDVLSDDVIPLTAAVAAQEHGDARKAIEILRHAGELAERDGAEWVTEDHVRDAQEWAEVDRFEELLRGSTTQVKYILYSLALLTEENPDADGFSTSRIYRHYSETVSTIDATTLSEHRVYELLKEQAFLGVVESTRTGGGRGQGSYLEHRLVQDTDIVLKSVLRDSRLKELA; this comes from the coding sequence ATGGCTGACGAATCCTCACGGCTCTCTGATTTCGGCGACCGGTTCGAGGACCCCTCTGAGGACCCGCTGTTCAACCTCGACGAGGACGACCCCGACCGTGTCGACATCTTCGCGCGCAAGGAGCTGCTGAAAGTCGGGCACGTCCCCGAGAGCGCGCGCATCGTCGGCCGCGATAACGAGATCGAGGCCGTGGCCGCGGAACTCCGACCGATCGTTCGCGGCGACCCGCCGAACAACGTGATCATCTACGGGAAGACGGGCACGGGCAAGTCGCTCGTCGCTCGGCACGTCACCGAGCGTGCTCGGCGGGCCGCCGAGTCGAACGGCAAGCTCGTGGGAACGGTGTACGTCGACTGCGCACAGCACAACACCCAGACGCGCGTCGCCCGCATGATTACGCGCTCGCTCAACGACACCGCGCGCACTGACTTCGAGATTCCCCGTGCGGGGATCGGGAGTGGCGAGTACTACGACTACCTCTGGGAGATTCTCGACCAGGCCTACGAGTCGGTGATCATCATCCTCGACGAGGTGGACCGCCTCGACGACGACGACATCCTCATGCAACTCTCACGTGCCCGCGAGTCGGGCAAGGCCGACTGTCACCTCGGGGTCATCGCCGTGAGCAACAAGATCGAGTACCGGAACCGCCTGAACGAGCGGGTCAAGTCCAGTCTCCGCGAGGAAGAGTTCGTCTTCCAGCCGTACGATGCGAACCAGCTTCGTGGCATCATGGAACACCGGCGCGACGCCTTCCAGGAGGACGTCCTCTCCGACGACGTCATTCCCCTCACCGCCGCCGTCGCCGCACAGGAACACGGCGACGCGCGGAAGGCAATCGAGATCCTCCGCCACGCCGGTGAACTCGCCGAACGCGACGGTGCCGAGTGGGTCACCGAGGACCACGTTCGCGACGCACAGGAGTGGGCCGAGGTCGACCGATTCGAGGAACTCCTGCGCGGGTCGACGACGCAGGTGAAGTACATCCTCTACTCGCTCGCGCTCTTGACCGAGGAGAACCCCGACGCCGACGGTTTCTCGACGAGTCGTATCTACCGCCACTATTCCGAGACGGTGAGCACCATCGACGCCACGACACTGAGCGAACACCGGGTGTACGAACTGCTGAAAGAGCAGGCGTTCCTCGGCGTGGTCGAATCGACCCGAACGGGCGGCGGGCGCGGCCAGGGGAGCTACCTCGAACACCGACTGGTCCAGGATACCGATATCGTCCTCAAATCCGTCCTCCGGGACAGCCGGCTGAAAGAACTCGCGTAG
- a CDS encoding CopG family ribbon-helix-helix protein: MTVVSISMPEELLERIDQFADDHGYTGRSEVLREASRNLLGEFQDKKLEGRELMGIVTVVFDYETTSVEEKMMRLRHEYEDTVASNFHSHVGGHHCMELFVLEGSLEDISTFVGKIRATKDTLTVDYSVLPVDDFGPLADIS, from the coding sequence ATGACCGTCGTCAGTATCTCCATGCCGGAGGAACTACTCGAGCGGATCGACCAGTTCGCGGACGACCACGGCTACACGGGTCGCAGCGAGGTGCTCCGTGAGGCGAGCCGTAACCTCCTCGGCGAGTTCCAGGACAAGAAACTCGAAGGCCGCGAACTGATGGGCATCGTCACGGTGGTGTTCGATTACGAGACGACCAGCGTGGAGGAGAAGATGATGCGGCTCCGTCACGAGTACGAGGACACCGTCGCCTCGAACTTCCACAGCCACGTCGGCGGCCACCACTGCATGGAACTGTTCGTGCTCGAAGGCTCGCTCGAGGACATCTCCACGTTCGTCGGGAAGATCAGAGCGACCAAAGACACGCTCACAGTCGACTACTCGGTACTCCCGGTCGACGACTTCGGTCCGCTGGCGGACATCAGCTAG
- the hutH gene encoding histidine ammonia-lyase, whose product MTEACLDPEDATVVLDGASLTPAAVVRVARDDATVAVSEAARADVRAARRRVEEVVETGEAVYGLNTGFGELVDTRIDDHRVDELQTNLVRSHAAGVGRELDREEVRALLCTRINALVKGYSGVREEVVDHLLALLNTGVTPVVPSRGSLGASGDLAPLSHAMLVLLGEGEADVETDDGRERRSGEDALAAAGCEPITLRAKEGLALINGTQLSVGLAALVVHDAEQLLRAADAAGALTTEVTMGSTVASDSAIQRVRPHAGQATSAWMVKRLCAGSEVVESHRNCDRVQDAYSVRCLPQVHGAVRDAVDHLREAVVVELNSATDNPLVFPPGEVDLRSSGTEHADVVSGGNFHGEPLALRLDYVTSALTELAAIAERRIDRMLNPNVQESHLPPFLTRESGVRSGYMIAGYTAASLVAECRSVGNPATDNAVVSGNQEDHVSLSATSAFATRRTLDHARKVTAIELLCGAQAAEFVDDDLAYGDGTGATYDTVRAVVPALDDDRPPAPDIRAVERVVSDGLLDEALDATLGDEWRDRAGLRRRV is encoded by the coding sequence ATGACCGAAGCGTGCCTCGACCCCGAGGATGCGACGGTCGTCCTCGACGGGGCGTCGCTCACACCGGCGGCCGTGGTCCGGGTCGCTCGTGACGATGCGACCGTCGCGGTGAGCGAGGCCGCACGAGCGGACGTCCGCGCCGCTCGTCGTCGCGTCGAGGAGGTCGTCGAGACCGGTGAGGCCGTCTACGGGCTGAACACGGGGTTCGGCGAACTCGTCGACACGCGCATCGACGACCACCGCGTGGACGAACTCCAGACCAACCTCGTCCGCAGTCACGCCGCCGGTGTCGGGCGCGAACTCGACCGCGAGGAGGTCCGCGCGCTCCTCTGTACCCGAATCAACGCGCTCGTCAAGGGCTACTCCGGCGTCCGCGAGGAGGTGGTCGACCACCTCCTCGCGCTGTTGAATACGGGGGTGACACCCGTCGTGCCCTCGCGCGGCAGTCTCGGGGCCAGCGGCGACCTCGCCCCGCTCTCGCACGCGATGCTCGTCCTGCTCGGCGAGGGCGAGGCGGACGTCGAGACGGACGACGGCCGCGAGCGTCGCTCCGGCGAGGACGCGCTTGCGGCCGCCGGCTGCGAGCCAATCACGCTCCGCGCGAAGGAGGGGCTCGCGCTCATCAACGGGACCCAACTCAGCGTCGGACTCGCCGCACTCGTCGTACACGACGCCGAGCAACTGCTCCGCGCCGCCGACGCCGCCGGCGCGCTCACCACGGAGGTGACGATGGGTTCGACCGTCGCCTCGGACTCGGCGATCCAGCGTGTCCGACCGCACGCCGGACAGGCGACGAGCGCGTGGATGGTCAAGCGACTCTGTGCGGGGTCGGAGGTCGTCGAGTCACACCGCAACTGCGACCGCGTGCAGGACGCGTACTCCGTGCGGTGCCTGCCACAGGTCCACGGTGCGGTCCGTGACGCCGTCGACCACCTCCGCGAGGCGGTCGTGGTCGAACTCAACAGCGCGACCGACAACCCGCTCGTCTTTCCTCCCGGGGAGGTTGACCTCCGGAGTTCGGGGACGGAGCACGCCGACGTGGTCTCGGGCGGCAACTTCCACGGCGAGCCGCTGGCGCTCCGCCTCGACTACGTCACGAGCGCGCTCACCGAACTCGCGGCCATCGCGGAGCGCCGCATCGACCGGATGCTCAACCCCAACGTACAGGAGTCGCATCTCCCGCCGTTTCTCACCCGCGAGAGCGGCGTCCGCTCCGGGTACATGATCGCGGGCTACACTGCCGCGTCGCTCGTCGCGGAGTGTCGCAGCGTCGGAAACCCGGCGACTGACAACGCGGTCGTCTCGGGGAACCAGGAGGACCACGTCAGCCTCTCGGCCACCTCGGCGTTCGCGACCCGTCGGACACTCGACCACGCCAGGAAGGTGACCGCCATCGAACTCCTCTGTGGTGCGCAGGCCGCGGAGTTCGTCGACGACGACCTCGCGTACGGGGACGGCACGGGGGCGACATACGACACCGTCCGCGCAGTCGTGCCCGCGCTCGACGACGACCGCCCCCCTGCACCGGACATTCGGGCCGTCGAACGGGTCGTGTCTGATGGGCTCCTCGACGAGGCGCTCGATGCGACGCTCGGCGACGAGTGGCGCGACCGCGCTGGCCTGCGGCGGCGTGTGTGA
- the hutI gene encoding imidazolonepropionase, protein MIDAVVHDAAELVVAPGESYADGAVAIEDGRVARVGSTDAVTREYPPENAVERVDATGRAVIPGLVDAHTHALFAGDRSDEFAAKLRGKTYQELLAAGGGILRTVEAVREASDERLLGNLLGQLDTMLAHGTTTVEVKSGYGLDAETELRMLEVIDTANARHPVDVVATFMGAHAVPTGRDAEAYTAEVIDDQLPAVAAQGVAEFCDVFCEDGVFSVDQSRRILEAGREYGLTPKIHAEELSHLGGAQLGAEVGAASADHLLQATAADASALAAAGVTPVFLPGTAFSLGTAYADAEPFTAAGATIAIASDFNPNCHSSSMGMTLALACVGMGLSPRDALDAATRGGALALDRADGVGTLTPGAPADLVVLDAPTHVHIPYSFGVNRVGTVLKGGTVVHDTERLASGGVR, encoded by the coding sequence GTGATCGACGCCGTCGTTCACGACGCCGCCGAACTGGTCGTCGCCCCGGGCGAGTCGTACGCCGACGGCGCGGTCGCCATCGAAGACGGTCGCGTGGCCAGGGTCGGGTCGACCGACGCCGTCACGCGCGAGTATCCACCGGAGAACGCCGTCGAACGGGTCGACGCGACCGGGCGGGCCGTGATTCCGGGACTCGTCGATGCGCACACGCACGCACTCTTCGCCGGTGACCGTTCGGACGAGTTCGCCGCGAAGCTCCGCGGGAAGACGTATCAGGAGCTTCTGGCCGCAGGGGGCGGTATCCTCCGCACCGTCGAGGCCGTCCGCGAGGCGAGCGACGAGCGCCTCCTCGGGAACCTGCTCGGTCAGCTGGACACGATGCTGGCACACGGGACGACGACCGTCGAGGTGAAGTCGGGCTACGGCCTCGACGCCGAGACCGAACTCCGGATGCTCGAGGTGATCGACACGGCGAACGCACGCCACCCGGTGGACGTCGTGGCGACGTTCATGGGTGCGCACGCGGTGCCGACTGGCCGAGACGCCGAGGCGTACACGGCCGAGGTAATCGACGACCAGCTGCCCGCGGTGGCCGCACAGGGCGTCGCCGAGTTCTGCGACGTCTTCTGTGAGGACGGCGTCTTCTCCGTCGACCAGTCCAGGCGCATCCTCGAAGCCGGGCGCGAGTACGGCCTGACGCCGAAAATCCACGCCGAGGAGTTGAGCCACCTGGGCGGGGCACAGTTAGGTGCGGAGGTCGGCGCGGCCAGCGCCGACCACCTCCTCCAGGCGACCGCAGCGGACGCGTCCGCACTGGCCGCGGCCGGCGTCACGCCCGTGTTCCTCCCGGGCACCGCGTTCTCGCTCGGGACGGCGTACGCCGACGCCGAGCCGTTCACCGCGGCCGGAGCGACCATCGCCATCGCCTCCGACTTCAACCCGAACTGTCACTCGTCGTCGATGGGCATGACGCTCGCGCTCGCGTGTGTCGGGATGGGGCTGTCCCCTCGCGACGCGCTCGATGCGGCGACGCGGGGCGGTGCACTCGCACTCGACCGGGCGGACGGTGTCGGAACGCTCACACCGGGCGCGCCGGCCGACCTGGTCGTTCTCGACGCGCCGACGCACGTCCACATCCCCTACTCGTTCGGCGTGAACCGGGTCGGGACCGTACTCAAAGGCGGAACCGTGGTGCACGACACGGAGCGACTCGCTTCGGGTGGTGTTCGATGA
- the hutG gene encoding formimidoylglutamase translates to MSALHPPTVEWVGPSDDPNDEQFGDVVEPTTLDLADEYDVTLVGEPYDGGVIGRPGAKDGPAAIREALAGLKTHHFDAGPVARVGDLGTVALPTGDVRTVQRAVRSVAASVHETTSVPVFLGGDNSLTYANASPLLADSLGVINLDAHLDVREQRHGATSGTPYRQLLEAGLDAYACLGARHFETSTRYHEYVRERDGAVVTAEEVGDDPVAAADRALDAMGDVDRLYLSLDCDVLDATAAPGVSAPTPGGLTTRECFRLLRHLASDDRLAGFEVVECAPPLDRDGLTVAAAARAIAHVVCALGGDGS, encoded by the coding sequence ATGAGCGCGCTCCATCCGCCGACCGTCGAGTGGGTCGGTCCTTCGGACGACCCGAACGACGAACAGTTCGGCGACGTGGTCGAGCCGACGACGCTCGACTTGGCCGACGAGTACGACGTCACGCTCGTCGGCGAGCCCTACGACGGGGGCGTCATCGGTCGACCCGGCGCGAAAGACGGACCGGCGGCCATCCGCGAGGCGCTCGCCGGACTGAAGACCCACCACTTCGACGCCGGCCCGGTCGCACGCGTCGGCGACCTCGGGACGGTCGCCCTGCCGACCGGGGACGTGCGGACGGTCCAGCGGGCGGTGCGGTCGGTCGCCGCGTCGGTCCACGAGACGACCAGCGTCCCCGTCTTCCTCGGTGGCGACAACTCGCTCACCTACGCGAACGCGAGTCCGTTGCTGGCGGACTCACTCGGCGTCATCAACCTCGATGCACATCTGGACGTTCGCGAGCAACGGCACGGCGCGACGAGCGGGACGCCCTATCGCCAACTCCTCGAGGCGGGACTCGACGCGTACGCGTGTCTCGGCGCGCGCCACTTCGAGACCTCGACACGGTACCACGAGTACGTTCGCGAGCGGGACGGAGCGGTCGTCACGGCCGAGGAAGTCGGTGACGACCCGGTCGCCGCAGCGGACCGAGCGCTCGACGCGATGGGTGACGTGGACCGACTCTACCTCTCGCTCGACTGTGACGTGCTCGACGCCACGGCGGCCCCCGGGGTGAGCGCACCCACGCCCGGCGGGCTGACCACACGCGAGTGTTTCCGACTCCTCCGCCACCTCGCGTCGGACGACCGACTCGCCGGCTTCGAGGTCGTCGAGTGTGCGCCTCCGCTCGACCGCGACGGGCTGACCGTCGCTGCGGCCGCTCGCGCGATTGCTCACGTCGTCTGTGCCCTGGGAGGTGATGGCTCGTGA
- the hutU gene encoding urocanate hydratase → MAQKPSSTAHGVGEPMEQWRASQGASTGAEIECNGWRQEAALRLLNNNLDPEVAEDPENLVVYGGTGRAARSWDAYDTIVAELRELGDTETLLVQSGKPVGRFETHERAPRVLIANSNLVGKWDNWDHFHELEAKGLIMYGQMTAGSWAYIGTQGIIQGTYETLAEAGRQHFDGDLTGTVTATGGLGGMGGAQPLAVTMNGGCCLAAEVDERRIDRRIETGYCQEKTDDLDEAIERVDAAAAAGEAYSIAVHMNAADMLEGMLNRGFVPDLVTDQTSAHDELEGYYPSGYTVAEADRLRESAPEAYVEASLDTMARHVRAILDLQEEGAVAFEYGNNIRGQVEAHRDVADAFDFPGFVPAYIRPLFCEGKGPFRWVALSGDPADIHRTDEAVRALFPEKESLHRWIELAQAQVQFQGLPSRVCWLGYETDAEGLTERARFALRINELVRDGEIAAPVVVTRDHLDAGSVASPNRETEAMRDGSDAVADWPILNALVNCAAGADIVSVHDGGGVGIGNALHTNNHVVLDGTDLAAEKARRVFTTDPGMGVIRHADAGYETAIEAAERSDVAVPMDDREGE, encoded by the coding sequence ATGGCACAGAAGCCGTCCTCCACAGCCCACGGCGTCGGCGAGCCGATGGAACAGTGGCGAGCGTCCCAGGGGGCATCGACCGGGGCCGAAATCGAGTGCAACGGCTGGCGACAGGAGGCGGCCCTCCGGCTGCTGAACAACAACCTCGACCCGGAGGTGGCCGAGGACCCCGAGAACCTCGTCGTCTACGGCGGGACTGGGCGTGCAGCGCGGTCGTGGGACGCGTACGACACCATCGTGGCCGAGCTCCGGGAACTGGGGGATACGGAGACGCTGCTCGTTCAGTCGGGCAAGCCCGTGGGCCGGTTCGAGACGCACGAGCGGGCCCCACGCGTGCTCATCGCGAACTCCAACCTCGTCGGCAAGTGGGACAACTGGGACCACTTCCACGAACTCGAGGCGAAGGGGCTCATCATGTACGGACAGATGACCGCCGGGTCGTGGGCGTACATCGGGACACAGGGCATCATCCAGGGCACCTACGAGACGCTCGCGGAAGCCGGTCGACAGCACTTCGACGGCGACCTGACGGGGACGGTCACGGCCACGGGTGGACTCGGCGGGATGGGCGGGGCACAGCCGCTCGCGGTGACGATGAACGGCGGGTGCTGTCTCGCCGCGGAGGTCGACGAGCGCCGAATCGACCGGCGAATCGAGACCGGATACTGTCAGGAGAAGACCGACGACCTCGACGAGGCCATCGAGCGGGTCGACGCCGCCGCCGCGGCAGGTGAGGCGTACTCCATCGCGGTCCACATGAACGCCGCCGACATGCTCGAAGGGATGCTCAACCGCGGGTTCGTTCCGGACCTCGTGACCGACCAGACCAGTGCGCACGACGAACTGGAGGGGTACTACCCGTCGGGCTACACGGTCGCGGAGGCCGACCGCCTCCGTGAGTCGGCTCCCGAGGCGTACGTCGAGGCGAGCCTCGACACGATGGCGCGGCACGTCCGGGCCATCCTCGACCTCCAAGAAGAGGGGGCCGTCGCGTTCGAGTACGGGAACAACATCCGTGGACAGGTCGAAGCCCACCGCGACGTGGCCGACGCGTTCGACTTCCCCGGCTTCGTGCCCGCGTACATCCGTCCGCTGTTCTGTGAGGGGAAGGGACCGTTCCGGTGGGTCGCGCTCTCCGGTGACCCGGCGGACATCCACCGGACGGACGAGGCCGTCAGAGCGCTGTTCCCCGAGAAGGAGTCGTTACACCGGTGGATCGAACTGGCGCAAGCGCAGGTGCAGTTCCAGGGCCTCCCCTCGCGGGTGTGTTGGCTCGGGTACGAGACGGACGCGGAGGGGCTCACCGAGCGTGCGCGATTCGCGCTTCGGATCAACGAACTGGTGCGTGACGGCGAGATCGCCGCGCCGGTCGTCGTCACGCGCGACCACCTCGACGCCGGCTCCGTCGCCTCGCCGAACCGCGAGACCGAGGCGATGCGAGACGGCTCCGACGCGGTGGCCGACTGGCCGATTCTCAACGCGCTGGTCAACTGCGCGGCCGGTGCCGACATCGTCAGCGTACACGACGGCGGCGGGGTCGGCATCGGCAACGCGCTCCACACCAACAACCACGTCGTCCTCGACGGGACCGACCTCGCGGCCGAGAAGGCACGCCGTGTGTTCACGACCGACCCCGGGATGGGCGTGATCCGTCACGCCGATGCGGGCTACGAAACGGCCATCGAGGCGGCCGAGCGGTCCGACGTGGCCGTCCCCATGGACGACCGCGAGGGCGAATGA
- a CDS encoding helix-turn-helix domain-containing protein codes for MYEAVFHIQGEGPYERATAANTTRIELWCNDHCDLLFVVGDEDDHVLDHIRESVGVRQHLADDDRIIVTDACLKQHGEEHIEQYLTAHGCLTVPPLRYENGSKVVRVLALDAANLTAFYRDVASDHAVTVESKRELGTPRVDAPVFSPDALLPTLSPRQREVYRTAHEQGYFELPRETTTAQIAEAVGIGRRTAEHHLRRAEKKLADALVESL; via the coding sequence ATGTACGAGGCCGTCTTTCACATCCAGGGGGAGGGACCGTACGAGCGGGCGACGGCCGCGAACACGACGCGCATCGAACTCTGGTGTAACGACCACTGCGACCTGCTGTTCGTCGTCGGTGACGAGGACGACCACGTGCTCGACCACATCCGCGAGTCGGTCGGGGTCCGCCAGCACCTCGCTGACGACGACCGAATCATCGTCACGGACGCCTGTCTGAAACAGCACGGCGAGGAACACATCGAACAGTACCTCACCGCACACGGCTGTCTCACGGTCCCGCCACTGCGCTACGAGAACGGCTCGAAGGTCGTCCGCGTACTCGCCCTCGACGCCGCGAACCTGACTGCGTTCTACCGCGACGTCGCGAGCGACCACGCCGTGACCGTCGAGTCGAAGCGTGAACTCGGCACGCCGCGCGTCGATGCGCCGGTCTTCTCCCCCGACGCGCTCCTCCCGACGCTCTCGCCGCGCCAGCGGGAGGTCTACCGGACGGCTCACGAGCAGGGGTACTTCGAACTCCCCCGCGAGACGACGACGGCGCAGATCGCCGAAGCCGTCGGCATCGGACGGCGGACCGCCGAACACCACTTGCGCCGCGCAGAGAAGAAACTCGCCGACGCGCTGGTCGAGTCGCTCTGA
- a CDS encoding bacterio-opsin activator domain-containing protein — MTATPTGLDSSTVLLVGTSEWLTRFGATLETRTGATVQRVHSERAALEAVRQRPPDCLVSGCTHEEATGLDLIETVRGDTTALPVIVATTSGSEALASAALASGATDYVALADAGEQAVAELFERTQRAVRSAQRAATRRERARQFDAIFTDSRTATWVLDPDGTLARVNQTAREMVDEAVETLVGEPFWTLPWWAPSESTAAEVRQVVEAALDGTFGNVVVQQPARFADPRVIDLSVRPVENGHGDLVSVVVEGVDITERVALERNLRQSEELHRVTLNNMTDTVLITDEDGEYTYVCPNVHFIFGYTAAEIRDLGTIDDLLGADLFERSALATDGVLKNIETTATDKAGREHTLLVNVREVSIQDGTLLFSCRDITKRKQREEALATLQETARSFLYAETHQEIAQHLVDDTPSVLDLEASTVYLFDADANDLRPAAQSSTMRALNGPLPTVHADGDTLTGYSFVEDDVLFFDDVHEAERLENRASDLRSATYIPLGEHGVFIAGSDQVGAFDDVTRELADLLAATAEAALDRVTRESRLRAQDRTLQEQNEQLTSLNRINETIRAIDQALVQAETREEIDHTVCELLTADDRFRFAWIGTVDPTTDSVDPRAWAGTEQGYLDSQSFVVDPAGVEPAGRTAATGEVTMVANVAARLREEQWRKDALSRDYLSLMSIPLVYNDLSYGVLTVYAPTQDAFDQMAKTVLAELGETIASALSAIERKNALLTTSVTRVEFEIDDPSFVLSRLAQEAECTLSYQGGVQQSAEGSYVFVTVEDAPVTAVTDAASGLVAIDDVQQINADGEGSVLRLRLTQPFLALELADHGAVFREATADPTTTTLVIDIPGSIAVQTIAQLVRETFSTVELRSKQTLDQTMDRDLYATFLEKLTERQLEVIQTAYYSGYFESPRERTGEQVAETLDISPPAFYKHARTVQRKLFATLFEENNLSTA; from the coding sequence ATGACGGCCACCCCGACCGGACTCGACTCGTCGACGGTGCTGCTCGTCGGGACGAGCGAGTGGCTCACGCGGTTCGGGGCGACCCTCGAGACACGAACGGGAGCGACCGTCCAGCGGGTCCACTCCGAGCGTGCGGCACTCGAGGCCGTGCGTCAGCGGCCTCCCGACTGTCTCGTCAGCGGGTGTACGCACGAGGAGGCGACGGGGCTCGACCTCATCGAGACGGTCCGCGGTGACACCACCGCACTCCCCGTCATCGTCGCCACGACCTCCGGGAGCGAGGCACTCGCGAGCGCAGCGCTGGCGTCCGGGGCGACCGACTACGTCGCACTCGCGGACGCGGGCGAACAGGCGGTCGCGGAGCTGTTCGAGCGCACCCAGCGGGCGGTTCGGTCCGCACAGCGGGCGGCGACCCGACGAGAGCGCGCCCGGCAGTTCGATGCCATCTTCACCGACTCGCGGACGGCGACGTGGGTGCTCGATCCGGACGGGACGCTCGCGCGCGTGAACCAGACGGCACGGGAGATGGTCGACGAGGCGGTCGAGACGCTCGTCGGCGAGCCGTTCTGGACGCTGCCGTGGTGGGCTCCGTCCGAATCGACCGCGGCGGAGGTGCGCCAGGTCGTCGAAGCGGCCCTCGACGGGACGTTCGGCAACGTCGTCGTCCAGCAGCCAGCACGGTTCGCGGACCCACGCGTCATCGACCTCTCGGTGCGCCCGGTCGAGAACGGACACGGCGACCTCGTCTCGGTCGTCGTCGAGGGTGTCGACATCACAGAGCGAGTCGCTCTCGAACGGAACCTCCGTCAGTCCGAGGAACTCCACCGCGTCACCCTCAACAACATGACCGACACCGTCCTCATCACCGACGAGGACGGCGAGTACACCTACGTCTGCCCGAACGTCCACTTCATCTTCGGCTACACGGCGGCGGAAATCCGTGACCTGGGGACGATCGACGACCTCCTCGGCGCGGACCTCTTCGAGCGGTCCGCACTCGCGACCGACGGTGTGTTGAAGAACATCGAGACCACGGCGACCGACAAGGCCGGCCGGGAGCACACCCTCCTGGTCAACGTTCGCGAGGTGTCGATCCAGGACGGAACCCTCCTCTTCAGCTGTCGGGACATCACGAAACGCAAACAACGCGAGGAGGCGCTCGCAACCCTCCAGGAGACGGCTCGCAGTTTCCTCTACGCCGAGACCCACCAGGAAATCGCCCAACACCTCGTCGACGATACGCCCAGCGTCCTCGACCTGGAGGCGAGCACGGTCTATCTCTTCGACGCCGATGCCAACGACCTCCGCCCCGCGGCGCAGTCGTCGACGATGCGTGCGCTGAACGGACCGCTTCCCACCGTCCACGCGGACGGCGACACCCTCACCGGTTACAGCTTCGTCGAAGACGACGTGCTGTTCTTCGACGACGTCCACGAGGCCGAGCGGCTCGAAAACCGGGCGAGCGACCTCCGGAGTGCGACGTACATCCCGCTCGGCGAGCACGGCGTGTTCATCGCGGGTTCGGACCAGGTGGGTGCCTTCGACGACGTGACGCGGGAACTGGCCGACCTGCTGGCGGCGACCGCCGAAGCGGCCCTCGACCGCGTCACGCGCGAATCACGACTCCGTGCACAGGACCGAACCCTCCAGGAGCAAAACGAGCAGTTGACCTCGCTGAACCGCATCAACGAGACGATTCGAGCGATCGACCAGGCCCTCGTGCAGGCGGAGACCCGAGAGGAGATCGACCATACGGTCTGTGAACTGTTGACCGCCGACGACCGGTTCCGGTTCGCGTGGATCGGGACCGTCGACCCGACGACCGACAGCGTCGACCCGCGGGCCTGGGCCGGGACCGAACAGGGGTATCTGGACAGCCAGTCGTTCGTCGTCGACCCGGCGGGCGTGGAGCCTGCCGGACGAACCGCGGCCACCGGCGAGGTGACGATGGTGGCGAACGTCGCCGCCCGCCTCCGCGAGGAACAGTGGCGGAAGGACGCCCTCTCTCGGGACTACCTCTCGCTGATGAGCATCCCGCTCGTGTACAACGACCTCTCATACGGTGTGTTGACGGTGTACGCGCCGACGCAGGACGCCTTCGACCAGATGGCAAAGACCGTCCTGGCCGAACTCGGAGAGACCATCGCGTCCGCCCTCAGCGCGATCGAACGGAAAAACGCCCTGCTCACGACGTCGGTGACGCGCGTCGAGTTCGAGATCGACGACCCCTCGTTCGTCCTCTCACGGCTCGCACAGGAGGCCGAGTGTACCCTCTCGTACCAAGGTGGCGTCCAGCAGTCCGCGGAGGGCAGTTACGTGTTCGTCACCGTCGAAGACGCCCCGGTGACGGCCGTCACCGACGCCGCGTCGGGGCTGGTCGCCATCGACGACGTCCAACAGATCAACGCCGACGGCGAGGGCAGCGTCCTCCGACTGCGGCTGACACAGCCGTTCCTCGCGTTGGAACTCGCCGACCACGGCGCCGTCTTCCGAGAGGCGACGGCCGACCCGACCACGACGACGCTCGTCATCGACATTCCGGGGAGCATCGCCGTCCAGACCATCGCACAACTCGTCCGTGAGACGTTCTCGACGGTCGAACTCCGGTCGAAGCAGACGCTCGACCAGACGATGGACCGCGACCTCTACGCGACGTTCCTCGAGAAACTGACCGAGCGGCAACTCGAGGTGATCCAGACGGCGTACTACAGCGGATACTTCGAGTCCCCGCGCGAGCGCACGGGCGAGCAGGTGGCGGAGACGCTCGACATCAGTCCGCCCGCCTTCTACAAGCACGCTCGCACCGTCCAGCGGAAACTGTTCGCCACGCTGTTCGAGGAGAACAACCTCTCGACCGCGTGA